The following are encoded together in the Anopheles nili chromosome 3, idAnoNiliSN_F5_01, whole genome shotgun sequence genome:
- the LOC128726452 gene encoding partner of Y14 and mago, with the protein MTTYSTDSQGKFIPATQRPDGTWRKPRRVRDGYVPQEEVPLYESKGKQFAQKPALPPGLSLEVVQKAKEKREREARLRQQREEQQKKQESNNKKVQNNTPAPGVIAADGGGNNSEKQKTSSSKTANTGSRSKKTPELPDILLDQRPAKSKPQQQHSKSSHPKADPSSSTDTANAVDELTNALASGVQLKSQQAATSPEGADGQQLELAKKLRKLRKKIREIEAIEVKLRSSDGVKLDKDQLEKVKRKPDILQEIEELEVQYSAGAM; encoded by the exons ATGACAACCTACTCCACCGACAGTCAGG GTAAATTCATACCTGCCACTCAGAGACCGGATGGTACGTGGCGCAAACCACGGCGTGTCCGCGATGGTTACGTACCCCAGGAGGAAGTTCCGCTGTATGAAAGCAAAGGCAAACAGTTTGCTCAGAAACCCGCCCTACCGCCCGGGCTCTCCCTAGAGGTGGTccaaaaagcgaaggaaaagcgcgaaCGGGAGGCGCGATTGCGCCAGCAGCGCGAAGAACAGCAGAAAAAACAAGAGTCAAACAATAAAAAGGTGCAAAACAACACCCCGGCACCTGGTGTGATAGCGGCGGACGGAGGTGGTAATAAtagcgagaagcaaaaaacttCCTCCTCCAAGACCGCAAACACTGGATCGCGTAGCAAAAAGACACCGGAACTGCCGGACATTTTGCTTGACCAGCGGCCAGCGAAATCGaaaccgcagcagcaacactctAAGTCATCGCACCCAAAAGCCGATCCTTCTTCCAGCACCGATACAGCGAACGCAGTGGACGAGTTGACGAATGCGTTGGCCTCGGGAGTACAGCTCAAGAGCCAACAGGCTGCGACGTCCCCGGAAGGAGCCGATGGGCAGCAACTGGAGTTGGCAAAAAAGTTACGCAAGCTGAGGAAAAAGATACGCGAAATCGAAGCGATCGAAGTAAAGCTTAGGTCAAGCGATGGAGTCAAGCTGGACAAGGACCAGCTCGAAAAGGTGAAGCGAAAACCGGACATTTTGCAGGAAATCGAGGAGCTTGAAGTGCAATATTCAGCCGGTGCCATGTGA
- the LOC128724783 gene encoding translation initiation factor eIF-2B subunit delta — translation METAASSEPGTMKKKRNRSHKKSKPEKTVRSSPVDTSAEQVSIVGKENNPPVRTAVPVSAASCEISSAIETNQTTEQAKKAELSRKPSRRGKRKPKNGKEDQQNSTIQQTAAEQASATCHILFKPARPGIPNDPARPDNQTVERANVVSISTKPVSDISKNDSFQKNEILLANADGILKNIELEQIFPGSNLFRFDTGGSPVGKLTLTEPCTVALVLPESPRILGDTGAYKDLVAISADELFPKSKTVGHDPIGLKANQTAVQPCPLAPATNMSAPVEADVKMEKSREEILAEREAKKAAKLAAKGKSKGKPSAPVQGKQRDEIQPPAKPESLGQPNAPSELKKSSSDVSICEKMKDLHISDVPTTVEKPAPKELSKAERKAQFEAKNPSLAGGTKPAKPALSKAERRAIQEAQRAAKAEVQQAKKRDVQSAGGTSGAKQEPSKKSSGEPKAPAANDLPTLESGIPEPAEGGVKPPRKHIVNLFNHLHQPKYAASEIVNSPTLHPAVTKLGIQYAEGAVVGSKARCLALLKVLNQLIHDYETPPGKEFGRSFEETLTMVANHLHRCRPFSVSMTNAMRDVKMHARQLDGKVSDSEQKESLLESIESYISDHIEKAEDAICLSVQQKICDGDVILTYGCSSLIKRILQEAHRRSKKFRLIIVNARPRQEENGMLEYLVKQGVKTTCVLINAVSYVMPQVTKVLLSAHALLANGSVMSRVGTAQIALVAKSHNVPVLVCCETHKFTERVQTDAFVYNELGKPDDLIQLPRIGEYTEVKPMLTGWEAMTSLTILNLHYDVTPPELVTAVVTEVAILPCTSVPVILRIKPSDVAY, via the exons ATGGAGACCGCTGCTTCATCGGAACCAGGAACGATGAAAAAG AAACGGAATCGCTCTCACAAGAAATCGAAGCCAGAGAAAACGGTGCGATCATCCCCGGTAGATACCAGTGCTGAACAAGTAAGCAtcgttgggaaggaaaacaatccTCCAGTCCGCACTGCTGTTCCGGTTAGTGCGGCTTCTTGTGAAATCTCCTCAGCGATCGAAACGAACCAGACTACggaacaagcaaaaaaggcaGAACTCTCTCGTAAACCTAGTCgccgtggaaaacgaaagccgAAGAACGGCAAAGAGGACCAGCAGAATTCAACCATCCAACAAACTGCAGCTGAACAAGCATCCGCGACGTGTCACATACTCTTTAAACCTGCACGCCCAGGCATCCCAAACGATCCTGCCCGACCGGATAATCAGACCGTGGAACGAGCAAATGTTGTATCGATTTCAACGAAACCCGTAAGCGACATATCTAAGAACGACTCTTTTCAAAAGAATGAAATTTTACTCGCTAATGCAGACGGAATACTGAAGAATATAGAACTCGAGCAAATTTTCCCCGGATcgaatttgtttcgtttcgacaCCGGCGGGAGCCCTGTTGGAAAATTAACTCTAACTGAACCGTGCACTGTTGCACTGGTTCTGCCAGAGTCCCCCAGAATATTGGGTGATACAGGTGCGTACAAAGACTTGGTGGCTATCAGCGCTGACGAGCTGTTCCCCAAGAGTAAAACGGTGGGGCACGACCCGATCGGACTAAAAGCGAATCAAACTGCGGTTCAACCCTGTCCATTAGCGCCTGCCACGAACATGAGTGCACCTGTCGAGGCCGATGTAAAGATGGAAAAGTCGCGCGAGGAAATTCTTGCCGAACGTGAAGCCAAAAAGGCCGCCAAGTTAGCGGCCAAAGGGAAATCAAAAGGGAAACCAAGCGCTCCTGTCCAAGGAAAGCAACGTGATGAAATCCAGCCACCGGCAAAGCCGGAGAGTCTAGGGCAACCGAATGCACCGAGCGAGTTGAAAAAGTCCAGCTCTGATGTAAGCATCTGCGAGAAGATGAAGGATTTGCACATCAGTGACGTACCAACGACAGTTGAAAAACCCGCCCCCAAAGAGTTGTCAAAAGCGGAACGTAAGGCACAGTTTGAAGCGAAAAATCCCTCTCTCGCGGGCGGGACTAAACCTGCCAAGCCCGCGTTAAGCAAGGCCGAACGGCGAGCCATACAAGAGGCGCAACGGGCAGCTAAAGCCGAGGTGCAACAGGCTAAAAAGCGAGACGTGCAATCGGCTGGTGGTACGTCGGGAGCGAAACAGGAACCATCGAAAAAGTCGTCCGGTGAACCGAAGGCACCAGCGGCTAATGACCTGCCCACCCTTGAAAGCGGCATACCGGAACCAGCCGAGGGAGGCGTGAAGCCACCCCGTAAGCATATCGTAAATTTGTTCAACCATTTGCATCAACCGAAATATGCGGCGTCGGAAATCGTCAACTCACCAACGTTACATCCGGCCGTTACGAAGCTAGGCATACAGTACGCGGAAGGTGCGGTCGTTGGCTCTAAGGCACGTTGTCTCGCTCTGCTGAAGGTGCTGAACCAACTGATCCACGATTACGAGACACCACCGGGGAAGGAATTTGGTCGTAGCTTCGAGGAGACGTTAACCATGGTGGCGAATCACCTGCATCGCTGCCGGCCGTTTTCCGTCTCCATGACGAACGCGATGCGGGACGTGAAGATGCACGCGCGCCAGCTAGATGGAAAGGTTTCCGATTCGGAGCAAAAGGAGAGTTTGctggaatcgatcgaatcgtATATCAGCGACCACATCGAAAAGGCGGAAGATGCCATTTGCTTGTCTGTTCAGCAAAAGATCTGCGACGGCGATGTCATACTGACGTACGGATG CTCTTCACTTATTAAACGCATATTGCAGGAAGCGCATCGACGATCGAAAAAATTTCGGCTAATCATCGTAAATGCGCGACCGCGTCAGGAAGAGAACGGCATGCTGGAGTATCTCGTGAAGCAGGGCGTCAAGACCACGTGTGTACTGATCAATGCGGTCAGCTACGTGATGCCGCAGGTGACAAAGGTCCTTCTCAGCGCGCACGCCCTTCTTGCGAACGGTTCCGTCATGAGCCGCGTGGGCACGGCGCAGATCGCGCTCGTGGCTAAATCCCACAACGTACCCGTGCTGGTCTGCTGCGAAACGCACAAATTTACCGAGCGCGTTCAAACGGACGCTTTTGTCTACAATGAGCTGG GAAAACCGGACGATCTTATCCAGCTGCCCCGCATTGGCGAATATACCGAGGTGAAACCCATGCTGACGGGCTGGGAAGCGATGACTTCGCTAACGATACTTAACCTTCACTATGACGTTACACCGCCCGAGCTTGTAACCGCCGTCGTCACCGAAGTGGCGATTCTGCCCTGCACAAGCGTGCCAGTGATCCTGCGCATCAAACCATCCGACGTAGCTTACTGA
- the LOC128724784 gene encoding transcription factor grauzone-like: MAALADRVCNFCMSSDSQNLIDLTDQELTTKIVRVFYFDALPSKACGLICGMCKMIIEEFYWFAEQVARNQAQLGAKPVAIAEPNQSNDSPKRVPLDSSVDSLHPNEAPITIELVNDADQIWMLDERTEHESHHDESEREQTPDPPETPAPKHVEDANNRNKLSDCVSERASVCHTSESKGLIKIETTSSESSKPTVDQLVLQHYELSCDLCSMPLADFSDLRKHYKVVHNVPGYLRCCNRTIYKKCWMIEHLQLHLNPNAFRCDQCGKSYSSSKVLKEHAKEVHAPEADRPFHCANCLKAFVSKAHLNAHIMVAHGSVSCPQCDKVLASQGSLRKHLVAVHGDGEKHVCEVCARVFRSKQCFETHRKDHQGRRMESKVQCELCAVWLMDKYCLKKHIRRMHTQPDGVQVTCETCGKLVRNQDALSSHMRRAHSESRFECERCHKRFKRPHHMREHIAIYHTGEELYSCQYCSERFVTKNKQYFHRKTTHPQEYQQELKKRIHKE, from the exons ATGGCTGCTTTGGCAGACCGAGTGTGTAATTTTTGTATGAGCAGTGACTCTCAAAATTTGATCGATTTAACCGACCAGGAATTGACGACAAAGATCGTGCGAGTATTTTACTTCGAC GCACTTCCTTCAAAAGCATGCGGTCTCATTTGTGGGATGTGCAAAATGATCATCGAGGAGTTCTACTGGTTCGCGGAACAGGTAGCAAGGAATCAGGCACAATTAGGAGCAAAACCTGTAGCAATCGCTGAACCGAATCAATCCAACGATTCTCCCAAGAGGGTACCTCTGGATTCATCGGTAGACAGTCTGCACCCAAACGAAGCTCCCATAACAATCGAGCTAGTAAATGATGCAGACCAAATCTGGATGCttgacgaacgaacggaacacGAGAGCCACCATGACGAATCCGAACGCGAACAAACACCAGATCCTCCGGAGACACCAGCGCCAAAGCATGTCGAGGATGCAAATAATCGAAACAAATTATCCGACTGCGTTAGCGAAAGGGCATCAGTTTGTCACACGAGCGAGAGTAAAGGTCTTATAAAAATCGAAACTACTAGCAGTGAATCCAGCAAACCCACTGTCGATCAGCTGGTCTTGCAGCACTATGAACTTTCCTGCGATCTATGCTCGATGCCATTAGCCGATTTCAGCGACCTTCGGAAGCACTACAAGGTCGTGCACAACGTGCCCGGCTATCTGCGGTGCTGTAATAGGACAATCTACAAAAAGTGCTGGATGATTGAGCACCTGCAGCTGCACCTGAATCCGAATGCGTTCCGGTGCGACCAGTGTGGGAAAAGCTACTCCTCCAGCAAGGTACTGAAAGAGCACGCGAAGGAAGTGCACGCCCCAGAAGCAGACCGCCCATTTCACTGTGCCAACTGCCTCAAAGCATTCGTTTCTAAGGCGCATCTTAATGCTCACATTATGGTGGCACACGGTTCAGTATCTTGTCCGCAGTGCGATAAGGTGCTGGCCAGCCAGGGTTCGCTCCGGAAGCACCTGGTAGCGGTACACGGTGATGGAGAGAAGCACGTGTGTGAGGTATGCGCCCGAGTCTTCCGCTCGAAGCAGTGCTTCGAAACTCACCGGAAGGATCACCAGGGTCGGCGCATGGAAAGCAAAGTCCAGTGTGAGTTATGCGCGGTCTGGTTGATGGATAAATACTGCCTTAAGAAGCATATACGCCGCATGCATACGCAACCGGACGGTGTGCAAGTGACATGCGAAACATGTGGGAAGTTGGTCCGAAACCAGGATGCTCTCAGTTCCCATATGCGCCGTGCACACAGTGAAAGCCGCTTCGAGTGTGAGCGATGCCACAAGCGCTTCAAACGTCCTCATCACATGAGG gaaCATATTGCTATTTATCATACCGGCGAGGAATTGTACAGCTGCCAATACTGCTCGGAACGGTTCGttaccaaaaacaaacaatatttcCATCGTAAAACAACACACCCACAGGAGTACCAACAAGAACTGAAAAAACGCATTCATAAAGAATAG
- the LOC128724785 gene encoding DNA repair protein Rev1, which produces MKRKESETGFELWGDYMSAKIAKLEDQFQHTAASAGEKVSNLFAGISIFVNGYTNPSAEELKRIMMLHGGVFHHYKRSHTTYTIASILPDVKVRSITSEIIISPRWVVDCLKQGKLLDYSRYLLYSQQKPSQPKLCFTKLPPLDATGTLSESRAINIGQSLPKESKNPNDISRAECLNVLGMLKDFSELPQNEPLKLQSTAERDEKKENDIPKADSEQAEFILNDIQPASNANGNEEITLHLSPDVFSEDDAHEPSAACKPAEHNTITSPPKPSSSKQSLTATDPNFLTEFFNNSRLHHIATLGASFKQHVAEMREKSTGSFPAREALVHQLSNRGEVRRASDSEFSNAANARYIMHIDMDCFFVSVGLRKYPHLRGLPVAVTHSRGSEARVPSHPGQNRTLEIELYHKRLEERYQAPDIPIESRLSAIDEHNSLSEIASCSYEARRCGVKNGMFVGAALKLCPELKTIPYDFDGYREVAHHLYNTIAQYTLDIEAVSCDEMFVDLTELIRSTEVDVMHFVTFVRDKISTATGCACSAGVGANRLQARMATKKAKPNGQFQLNPCNAEEYMRAIAIGDLPGVGPSTSYRLKKMTYVTCADLQTIPKNVLQTEFGKKFGETLYNACRGIDERPLVYDKGRKSVSVDVNYGIRFTTEQEVDRFMRQLTQEIHRRLVELRKRGKLVTVKLLVRSPEAPVETAKFMGHGLCDIVTKSLPLRQHTDELPVLECAVLELMRLMAIQPRELRGIGIQISKFDGSKRAAGDSAAGNRLRNMFQKAQNEKKHPSESPGGQSRTVENVSEKTRSSFQQPDDQQPCTSRSCTVRPNHIQVTSDAVKKLFVTPTKAETNSTTMDSTHLTPKRPDAPTRSPSSKRPGMAISNTRGRRGRPPNRTVQPGRKEQTLKRFLATTEVRSTSSHDVPAGLDPDVLAALPEDIRQEVIRDYRSQQFLLQSRSSEQTHPPVERTPVKSSPQRSYTKRDRRSPATPQGKNSVEDQKIKIDFKFLQVLPPHIRIEVEKQIELNKDNMVVVCDEPEIDEPLVVSPEPASEHYRTPAKILASDVEKTPRKNDPPQETNILRRSNWRELVEEWVDSTEEPYEYDVQLLAANGQELCCNDTLERLYIFLRCFQRLVVDKRSCAWHRAFVGVVHPIQEQTQIIYGRKLAVRPIDCELCNIKQYQNENPSPNLL; this is translated from the exons ATGAAACGTAAAGAATCAGAAACAGGATTTGAGTTATGG GGTGATTATATGAGTGCAAAAATCGCTAAGCTGGAGGACCAGTTTCAGCACACTGCAGCCAGTGCCGGTGAAAAGGTATCGAATTTATTCGCGGGCATTTCTATATTCGTTAACGGCTACACGAATCCATCGGCAGAAGAATTGAAGCGCATAATGATGCTGCACGGTGGCGTGTTTCATCACTATAAACGATCGCACACCACTTATACGATCGCGTCGATTCTACCCGACGTGAAGGTGCGCTCAATCACGTCCGAGATCATCATTAGTCCGCGATGGGTTGTGGATTGTTTGAAGCAGGGCAAACTGCTTGACTACTCCCGATACCTGCTTTACAGTCAGCAGAAACCCTCGCAGCCAAAGCTATGCTTTACGAAACTCCCTCCATTGGACGCTACTGGTACACTAAGCGAATCTCGCGCCATAAATATTGGTCAGTCACTgccaaaggaaagcaaaaaccccaacGACATCAGTCGCGCCGAATGTCTGAATGTGCTGGGCATGCTGAAGGATTTTTCTGAACTGCCCCAGAACGAACCTTTAAAGCTTCAATCAACGGCAGAGCGTGatgagaagaaggaaaacgatATACCTAAAGCAGACAGCGAACAGGCTGAATTTATATTGAACGATATTCAACCCGCAtcaaatgcaaatggaaatgaagaaataacgtTGCATCTCTCACCGGATGTGTTTTCCGAGGATGATGCTCATGAACCTTCGGCAGCTTGCAAGCCAGCAGAGCATAACACAATAACAAGTCCCCCGAAACCATCCTCTTCAAAGCAGTCTCTTACTGCAACGGATCCAAACTTTCTGACGGAATTTTTCAACAACTCCCGATTGCACCACATCGCCACGCTTGGCGCTAGCTTTAAGCAACACGTGGCTGAGATGCGTGAGAAATCGACTGGTTCCTTTCCGGCACGGGAAGCCCTAGTACATCAGCTTTCCAACCGCGGTGAGGTCCGACGAGCGTCCGATAGTGAGTTCAGCAATGCCGCAAACGCACGCTACATCATGCACATTGATATGGACTGTTTTTTCGTGTCGGTTGGTTTGCGCAAATATCCCCACTTGCGAGGTCTTCCAGTAGCCGTTACGCATTCCCGTGGGTCCGAAGCTAGAGTACCGTCGCACCCGGGACAGAACCGGACACTCGAGATCGAATTGTACCACAAGCGACTGGAAGAACGCTATCAGGCGCCAGATATACCGATTGAATCGCGCCTCTCGGCGATTGATGAGCATAATTCACTCTCCGAGATTGCGTCGTGCAGCTACGAAGCGCGTCGGTGTGGTGTTAAGAACGGAATGTTTGTCGGTGCGGCCTTAAAGCTCTGCCCGGAACTGAAAACCATTCCGTACGACTTTGACGGATACCGGGAGGTAGCGCATCATTTGTACAACACGATCGCCCAGTACACTCTCGACATTGAGGCGGTAAGCTGTGACGAGATGTTCGTGGACCTGACCGAGCTAATACGTTCCACCGAGGTGGACGTGATGCACTTCGTCACGTTTGTGCGGGATAAAATATCGACCGCAACCGGATGCGCCTGCTCGGCAGGTGTCGGTGCGAATCGCTTGCAGGCGCGCATGGCaacgaaaaaggcaaaaccaAACGGCCAGTTCCAGTTGAATCCCTGCAACGCGGAAGAGTACATGCGTGCGATTGCGATAGGTGATCTACCCGGGGTCGGACCGAGCACCTCgtatcgattaaaaaaaatgacgtATGTTACATGCGCAGATTTGCAAACCATTCCCAAGAACGTGCTACAAACGGAGTTTGGCAAAAAGTTCGGCGAAACGCTTTACAACGCCTGCCGGGGCATTGACGAGCGACCGCTGGTGTACGATAAAGGCCGCAAGTCCGTGTCAGTCGATGTGAATTACGGCATCCGGTTTACCACCGAACAGGAAGTGGATCGTTTCATGCGTCAGCTGACGCAAGAAATTCACCGACGGTTGGTGGAATTACGCAAGCGTGGAAAGCTGGTCACGGTGAAgcttctcgttcgctcgccggAGGCACCGGTAGAAACGGCTAAATTTATGGGCCATGGATTGTGTGATATCGTGACGAAATCACTACCACTCCGGCAGCACACGGACGAACTGCCGGTGCTAGAGTGTGCCGTACTGGAGCTGATGCGCTTGATGGCGATCCAACCACGCGAGCTTCGAGGCATCGGAATTCAAATTTCCAAATTCGATGGAAGCAAGCGTGCCGCCGGTGATAGTGCTGCCGGTAATCGGTTGCGGAACATGTTTCAAAAGGCCcagaatgagaaaaaacacccttcTGAATCACCTGGTGGTCAATCtaggacggtggaaaatgtcagCGAGAAAACTCGATCCTCCTTTCAGCAACCCGATGACCAGCAACCCTGCACATCGCGTAGCTGTACCGTTCGACCGAACCACATACAAGTGACGTCGGATGCGGTGAAGAAACTCTTTGTCACTCCGACTAAAGCCGAGACGAATAGTACTACTATGGACAGTACTCATCTTACTCCTAAGCGACCCGATGCTCCAACCCGTTCGCCCAGCTCAAAACGTCCCGGAATGGCGATATCGAATACCCGAGGGAGACGAGGAAGACCACCAAATCGAACAGTACAGCCAGGGAGGAAAGAACAAACGTTAAAGCGTTTCCTAGCCACCACGGAGGTAAGATCCACGTCGTCTCACGATGTCCCAGCGGGGCTCGATCCGGACGTACTCGCCGCACTTCCCGAGGATATTCGGCAAGAGGTCATACGAGATTACCGCAGTCAGCAGTTTCTGCTGCAGTCAAGAAGTagcgaacaaacacacccaccagTCGAAAGGACACCAGTGAAAAGCTCACCTCAAAGAAGCTACACTAAGCGTGATCGGAGATCTCCAGCCACACCGCAGGGAAAAAACTCCGTGGAAGATCAGAAGATCAAAATTGACTTCAAGTTTCTGCAAGTGCTACCTCCGCATATCCGCatcgaggtggaaaaacagaTCGAACTGAACAAAGACAAtatggtggtggtttgcgaCGAACCTGAGATCGATGAACCGCTGGTGGTTTCTCCAGAACCAGCGTCTGAACATTATCGAACGCCTGCAAAAATTTTAGCGAGTGATGTGGAAAAAACTCCTCGCAAAAATGACCCGCCGCAGGAAACCAACATTCTGCGCCGTAGTAACTGGAGGGAGCTGGTCGAAGAATGGGTGGACAGCACCGAGGAGCCGTACGAGTACGATGTCCAGCTGCTGGCGGCAAACGGACAGGAGCTATGCTGCAACGACACGCTTGAGCGattgtatatatttttgcGCTGCTTCCAGCGACTAGTGGTAGATAAACGAAGCTGCGCCTGGCATCGAGCGTTCGTTGGTGTGGTTCACCCCATTCAGGAGCAGACGCAAATAATCTATGGCAGAAAGTTGGCGGTGCGGCCAATTGACTGTGAATTGTGCAATATTAAACAATACCAAAATGAAAATCCCTCTCCAAATCTGTTATAA